The Poriferisphaera corsica DNA segment TATGGAAATGGAAGATGAGTTCAGCTTCGAAAAAGCTGCTGCTCGTCTGATGGCTAAAGTACGCACCGTTGCGGCAGCTGCCTATAAAACATCCATTGGTCAGCGCATCATGTATCCGCGCCCCGACCTCTCATATTGTGCAAACTTCCTGCACATGATGTTCTCGATTCCCCACATGGAGTACTGTCCAGACCCCGACGTTGTGCAGGCACTCAACCAAATTCTTCTGCTTCATGCAGACCACGAGCAGAACTGTTCAACTTCCACCGTCCGTATGGTTGGCTCATCAGGTGCGAATCTTTTCGCTTCCTGTTCAGCGGGCGTATGTGCTCTTTGGGGCCCACTTCATGGTGGTGCGAATGTGGCTGTCCTCAAGCAGCTTCGTGAGATTCAACAAAGTGGTGTGAATGTTAACGACTACATCGAGAACGTGAAGCAAAACAAGGGCAAGCTCTTTGGCTTCGGTCACGGTGTTTATAAGAACTTCGACCCACGTGCTTTGATTCTCAAGAAGAGCGCTGACAAGGTGCTCTCTAAGCTCGGCGTGAACGATCCGCTGCTCGACATCGCAAGACGTCTTGAAGAAGCTGCGCTTAACGACGACTATTTTGTCAGCCGTAAGCTGTATCCAAACGTCGACTTCTACTCCGGGATTATCATGCGTGCGATGGGCATCCCAGTGAACATGTTTACAGTTATGTTTGCTATCGGTCGTATGCCAGGCTGGATTGCCAACTGGAAGGAAGTGCAGGATCAGAAGTCCAGCATCTACCGTCCGCGTCAGCTCTTTACCGGCTCAGAACCGCGTGACTATGTCTCACTAGATGACCGCAGTTAATTAACGTCATCACAAAATAATAGACGATAAGGGTAAAGCCCATAGGTCCAGCGCCTATGGGCTTTTTTCTGCTGGGCATCATCTTTCCGCCCTTCTTCTGACTTGATTCATATTTGTACGGAATATCACGTGGTTTTAAGACGTTTGCGTATTGTCCGTATAACGTCTAGCCAACGATATTCGGATTTATGCGATCAGTATGTTTCATACATAGATTCAATACGGAGTGAATGATGGTCACGACTGCATCTGGGAAAAAGCGAGGATGGTTTGGCAGATATGTCCATTGGTTGCACACCAAGTGGCCGGCCGGTACCGTCGAAAAACTCCCAGATGTTGCGCCTGATGGCACAACCAATGTCAACGGCCTTTATGTTGTCGGTGATCTCACCGGCGTACCGCTGCTCAAATTCTCTGCCGACACCGGCGCAAAATCTGTCAAGAACATACTCGCTGATCCTTCATTTCAAAAACGAACACAGAACGATAACGTCATCGATGTCCTCATCATCGGTGGCGGAGTCTCAGGCTTTGCCGCCGCGATTGAAGCTAAAAAAGCTGGTCTTACCTATAAACTTCTTGAAGCTTCTGAAGCTTTTTCGACCATCGTTAACTTTCCCAAAGCCAAGCCGATTTTTACCTATCCCACGGATATGACCCCCGCCGGTGATCTTCAATTTCACGAGAAATCTGCGATAAAAGAAGGACTTCTGGAAGATCTAAACGAACAAATCACCGCGCATAATATTGAGCCTACCTATGCTCGTGTCGAATTCGTCAAAAAAATTCGTGGTGGAATCTTCGAAGCAAAAATGGCGAAAAGCAATGTGACGCACAAAGAGCCCATGGCTGCTGATATCCCCGATATGCTCAAAGCGCATCGCGTCATTGTCGGCATCGGGCGTTCAGGTAATTTTCGCAAACTCGGTGCGAAAGGTGAAGACCTCGATAAAGTTTATAACCGTCTTTTCGATCCCAAGGATTTTACAGGCAAAGATGTCGTTGTTGTTGGCGGCGGTGACTCCGCACTTGAAGCAGCCATCGCGCTATCGACCAACGGCGCCAATGTCTCCGTCAGTTATCGTAAGCCAGAATTTAGTCGTCCTAAGCCCGAGAATGTTGATAAGCTTAATATGCTTGCGTCTAATCCATCATTAGACGTTTCCATTGAACATCCCACGAGTGAGCGTGTGACCACTGCTTCTGGCTCCTTTATGCGAGAAGATCAAGTCAAGGAAACATGCACACATTGCGGCGCATCACTCGTTGGTCAACCTACCGAAGGCAACTGCCCCGATTGCGGCCACCATTACCGTAAATTTGAGGGTGCATTGCAACTCATGATGGCCTCTAAGGTCAAAGAAGTCACCGAGGATTCGATCACGATTACCAACAGCGAAGGACAAGACGAGTCCTTTCATAACGATGCTGTTTTTAGCATGATTGGCCGTGAGCCACCACTTGATTTTTTTCGCCGCTCGAATGTGCGCATCCGAGGTGAATGGTCAGGCAAATTCATTACCGTTATGATTTTTTTCATTCTTTTTTGCTTTTGGCTTTATCACTGGAAAGGTGAAAAAGCGATCCCTGCCATCGGTATGCTTCAGAACGTCGGCCAGAAAGTTGAATCCGTCACCGGACTCAACTTCATTGATGAAATCCTGTCCCCCGATCCCGACTCTATACTCAATCGTTGGTTCGGTAGTATGGAATCCATGATGGGTGATACCATGGGTTCTGTTATGGAAGGCATGAAAGATCAACGCGGAACTTTTGGCGTTGTTCTTACTTCAGCTGGCGCGCCTGCTTTCTACTACACACTTGCGTACTCGATCATCGTTGTCACTTTTGGTATCAGAAGAATCAGGCGAAGACGCACGCCTTACATTAAGACGCAAACCATTTCGCTGATGCTCATACAAACCATACCGTTGTTTATTCTCCCAGAGCTTGTTCTTCCCATCCTTGGTTACCACGGCTTCTTTGACTCTGGCGCTTCAGCATGGATCGCCGATCAAATCTTTCCGATAGTTGAATACGGTCACGGCCGCGAGTATTGGCGATCTTACGGATTCATCCTTGCCTGGCCACTCTTCGTTTATAACTGGTTTACGAATGAACCACTTTACGCTTGGCTGCTCATTGGTTTCCTTCAAACTTTTGTGATTATTCCGCTTCTCATCTATCGCTTTGGTAAAGGCGCGTACTGTGGCTGGATTTGCTCATGCGGCGCTCTCGCTGAAACTCTCGGCGATATGCAGCGTCATAAAATGCCACACGGGCCTAAATGGAATCGACTCAACATGGTTGGGCAATTCATCCTCTGGATTGCCCTTTTCATGCTTTTGCTTCGAATCATTGGTTGGATTTTTCCCAGCTCCTTTATTGGTGATCTTTTCTACGTCATGTTCACCGGTAAAGTCCACTATGAATCGTGGCCTTTTTTCCTCAAACCAATCGGTCTTCTCCTTCAGGTCTTTAACTATCAATGGTTCGTCGACCTGCTGCTTGCCGGTGTATTAGGCTATGGCCTCTACTTCATGTATTCCGGTCGTATGTGGTGCCGTTTTGCCTGCCCGCTTGCCGCGCTCATGCACATCTACGCTCGGTTTACTCAATTCCGCATCCTTTCCGACAAAAAGAAATGTATCTCTTGCAACGTTTGTACTTCCGTCTGTCATCAAGGCATCGACATTATGAATTTTGCCAATAAAGGCCTTCCTATGGAAGATCCTGAGTGCGTTCGTTGCAGTGCTTGTGTACAAAGTTGTCCGACAGGTGTCCTCACTTTTGGCCGCATCGATCGACGTACCGGTGTGACCATTGGCAAAGATAAACTCGCCGCCTCGCCCGTTCAGATGGTCGAGATGTCAGTGAACGGCAAAAAAATGCCGAAACGTGTTGAAGGACTCATGAATCGCGGTAAGAAAATGGATCAATAACTCACGATTATCTGAAGGCTGCAATTATGCAAATCAAACCTATAAAATCAGTCTTTCTAGCATCATTGATGCTGCTCATCGCATTTACATCCTCCGCATGTAAAAAAGAATCCTCCCCACCTAGTGAAAGCGATATCGCCACCGCTCAAGGTGATTCTGCCTCTCAACCACCCAAGCCCGTTCTTCAATATCCAAACGATCGCGGCGATACTGCAACTGTCCCTCAAATGGAATCCGATGATAAGTATAATATCCAACATACCGAGCCCATAGCCCCACAAGATCAAGATCTCGAGCACAGTGATCAGCAAAAACTACAAGGTCGAACACTTCGCCGACCAAGTATGACTGTTCCATCTATCAAAGCACAAGTGAATGCAGCAGACACTAGTAGTAACCCTTCATCAAAGTCGGCAGATGAACCATCCGCGCCAACGACAGCTGACTCGCCTGCTGAGCAAGATGAATCAACAGAATCGCAATCAGAGACTAAAACCGAAGTGAAAGGCGACGAGTCTAAAAATGCTTCCGATGCGATGGATAAAGCTAATACACAGTTAGATATGGAAGGTGTACCCAAGCCCATGGGCGAAGATGAAGCAGCCATCGAAGCTCAAGATATGGCAGACTCAGATCCTTACAATAATATCCGTACTGATAAAGGTGAAGACGATCGTATGGACATCTCTGAACGTGAGAATGCGATCCGTAATAATGAACCAAGTTCCAAGTCAGCGACATCAGTCATCCCTGAAAATCCAGAGACTGTCAAAGAACCCGACGATCCTATCAACGCAGAAATGCAGCCAAAGGAACCTGTTGCTCCGCCAGTCAGCCCAATTCTTCCCGAGGCAATGCCTGATGGCGAGGAGCGTGGCAAGCAATTGGTTAAAGACATCGAGGAGAACGAGAACTATAAAGGTTGGTACAGTCATCAAGCCATTGAGGGCCGTGTTGAACTCGTCTGGATGGGAGCCAAAGCCTTCGAAGGTGTTCTGGCTTTCCAGACTAATCTGGGTGCTGCCTGTATAGATCTCGATTCCGGCGAACTTCTCGTTTACGACGGCAACAGCGCATGGCTTAGCCCAACGAGTAGCGCTTTTAAACGTGCCCGCTTTCATCTCCTTACTTGGCCCTACTTCATCACTGTTGGCTACAAACTCAGCGACCCCGGTGTCAACATCGAATACCTCGGCGAACAGCTATGGAAAGAAGGCGAATCTTACCCCGCCTTCCGAATGACTTTCGGCCCTAATGTCGGTGACACCCCCGACGACTGGTATGTCTTATATGTTGATACAAAACGCAATCTCATCGTTGGTATGAACTACATCGTTACCTACGGGACCACGCTCGCTGAAGCCGAAAAAGAAGTGCACGCCATTTCCTATGATCGCTATCAACTCATCGAAGGTGTTGATGTACCCTGGCGTATGA contains these protein-coding regions:
- a CDS encoding citrate synthase yields the protein MTDTAKISFPDGQVFEAPVRIGSEKEKSIDITKLRGETGYITLDPGYRNTGSVASDITFIDGEKGILRYRGIPIEQLAEKSTFIETAQLLIYGELPSKDQMARFRELLTMEQNIHEGLRNAFDGFPANGHPMAILSAMINAVSCYHPDIMEMEDEFSFEKAAARLMAKVRTVAAAAYKTSIGQRIMYPRPDLSYCANFLHMMFSIPHMEYCPDPDVVQALNQILLLHADHEQNCSTSTVRMVGSSGANLFASCSAGVCALWGPLHGGANVAVLKQLREIQQSGVNVNDYIENVKQNKGKLFGFGHGVYKNFDPRALILKKSADKVLSKLGVNDPLLDIARRLEEAALNDDYFVSRKLYPNVDFYSGIIMRAMGIPVNMFTVMFAIGRMPGWIANWKEVQDQKSSIYRPRQLFTGSEPRDYVSLDDRS
- a CDS encoding NAD(P)-binding domain-containing protein, which gives rise to MVTTASGKKRGWFGRYVHWLHTKWPAGTVEKLPDVAPDGTTNVNGLYVVGDLTGVPLLKFSADTGAKSVKNILADPSFQKRTQNDNVIDVLIIGGGVSGFAAAIEAKKAGLTYKLLEASEAFSTIVNFPKAKPIFTYPTDMTPAGDLQFHEKSAIKEGLLEDLNEQITAHNIEPTYARVEFVKKIRGGIFEAKMAKSNVTHKEPMAADIPDMLKAHRVIVGIGRSGNFRKLGAKGEDLDKVYNRLFDPKDFTGKDVVVVGGGDSALEAAIALSTNGANVSVSYRKPEFSRPKPENVDKLNMLASNPSLDVSIEHPTSERVTTASGSFMREDQVKETCTHCGASLVGQPTEGNCPDCGHHYRKFEGALQLMMASKVKEVTEDSITITNSEGQDESFHNDAVFSMIGREPPLDFFRRSNVRIRGEWSGKFITVMIFFILFCFWLYHWKGEKAIPAIGMLQNVGQKVESVTGLNFIDEILSPDPDSILNRWFGSMESMMGDTMGSVMEGMKDQRGTFGVVLTSAGAPAFYYTLAYSIIVVTFGIRRIRRRRTPYIKTQTISLMLIQTIPLFILPELVLPILGYHGFFDSGASAWIADQIFPIVEYGHGREYWRSYGFILAWPLFVYNWFTNEPLYAWLLIGFLQTFVIIPLLIYRFGKGAYCGWICSCGALAETLGDMQRHKMPHGPKWNRLNMVGQFILWIALFMLLLRIIGWIFPSSFIGDLFYVMFTGKVHYESWPFFLKPIGLLLQVFNYQWFVDLLLAGVLGYGLYFMYSGRMWCRFACPLAALMHIYARFTQFRILSDKKKCISCNVCTSVCHQGIDIMNFANKGLPMEDPECVRCSACVQSCPTGVLTFGRIDRRTGVTIGKDKLAASPVQMVEMSVNGKKMPKRVEGLMNRGKKMDQ